In Calonectris borealis chromosome 20, bCalBor7.hap1.2, whole genome shotgun sequence, a genomic segment contains:
- the MRPL58 gene encoding large ribosomal subunit protein mL62 isoform X1, translating into MAAHTLRGLCRPRLGLLAARFSQRAAAGTEYRSAYSLDKLYPPPQDGDAAARAPEETQPAALDIPLARLTVSYCRSSGPGGQHVNKVNTKAEVRFHLASADWIPADARQKMASMHRNKINRAGELIVNSEESRYQMRNLAICLEKIRTMVTEATEKPKVVSKETTQKLIERVEKMNRERLRQKKIHSNIKQSRKADFD; encoded by the exons ATGGCGGCGCACACGCTGCGGGGCCTGTGTAGGCCGCGGCTGGGGCTTCTCGCTGCTCGGTTTTCGCAGCGGGCCGCCGCCGGGACCGAGTATCGGAGCGCCTACAGTCTGGACAAGCTGTACCCGCCGCCGCAGGACGGCGACGCCGCCGCCAGAGCCCCT GAGGAGACGCAGCCTGCCGCCCTCGACATCCCCCTGG CTCGCCTGACCGTGTCCTACTGCCGGAGCAGTGGCCCTGGCGGGCAGCACGTTAATAAAG TGAATACCAAGGCAGAAGTTCGGTTCCACCTGGCATCAGCAGACTGGATCCCAGCAGATGCAAGACAAAAAATGGCATCGATG CACAGGAATAAGATAAACCGAGCTGGTGAGCTGATTGTGAACTCTGAAGAGAGTCGCTACCAAATGAGGAATCTGGcgatttgtttggaaaaaatcagAACCATGGTCACAGAGGCTACCGAGAAGCCCAAGGTGGTGTCTAAGGAGACTACACAGAAACTCATAGAGAG gGTGGAAAAAATGAACCGTGAACGACTACGACAGAAAAAGATACACTCAAATATAAAACAGAGCAGGAAGGCAGACTTTGATTAA
- the KCTD2 gene encoding BTB/POZ domain-containing protein KCTD2 isoform X2, which produces MISHPEHVLFWFFILFGFFILFCSHKRSQCTFLTWVDSFEVIAVYHEDFSNSYSCNSRFSVGSAAQGFINILWDETGAYLIDRDPTYFGPILNYLRHGKLIINKELAEEGVLEEAEFYNIASLVRLVKERIRDNENRTSQGPVKHVYRVLQCQEEELTQMVSTMSDGWKFEQLISIGSSYNYGNEDQAEFLCVVSRELNNSTNGIVKEPSEKAKILQERGSRM; this is translated from the exons ATGATTTCTCACCCTGAGCAtgtattattttggttttttatcttatttgggttttttatcttATTCTGCTCTCATAAAAGATCACAGTGCACGTTCCTTACATGGGTGGATAGTTTTGAAGTCATTGCAGTTTATCATGAGGATTTTTCAAACAGTTATTCCTGTAATTCCAGGTTTTCTGTAGGGTCTGCTGCACAAGgtttcataaatattttgtgG GATGAGACGGGGGCGTATCTCATCGATAGAGACCCCACATATTTTGGTCCAATACTGAACTACCTCCGACATGGGAAGCTCATCATAAACAAGGAGCTTGCAGAAGAAG GGGTACTGGAAGAAGCCGAGTTTTACAATATTGCATCTCTTGTGCGGCTGGTGAAGGAGCGGATACGGGATAATGAGAACAGAACCTCTCAA GGACCTGTGAAGCATGTGTACAGAGTCCTGCAGTGCCAAGAGGAGGAGCTTACACAGATGGTGTCCACTATGTCTGATGGGTGGAAATTCGAACAG CTAATCAGCATTGGATCTTCCTATAACTACGGAAACGAAGACCAGGCAGAATTCCTCTGCGTTGTGTCCAGGGAGCTCAATAATTCTACCAATGGCATTGTCAAGGAGCCCAGCGAGAAGGCAAAG attcttcaGGAGCGAGGATCCCGGATGTAA
- the ATP5PD gene encoding ATP synthase peripheral stalk subunit d, mitochondrial has protein sequence MAGRRAAIKAIDWAAFAERVPPNQRAMFNALKTRSDALSARLAALPEKPPTIDWAHYKATVAKSGMVDDFQKKFSALKVPEPVDTQTAKIDAQEQEAAKSTAEYVQASKARIAQYEQQLQKLRSMIPFEQMTFEDLHEAFPETKLDKEKYPYWPHKPIADL, from the exons ATGGCGGGCCGCAGAGCTGCCATCAAGGCCATTGATTGGGCGGCCTTCGCCGAGAGGGTGCCCCCGAACCAGAGGGCCATGTTCAATGCCCTGAAGACCCGCAGCGATGCGCTGTCGGCCCG GTTGGCCGCCCTGCCAGAGAAACCCCCGACCATCGACTGGGCTCATTACAAGGCTACTGTTGCTAAATCTGGCATGGTGGATGATTTTCAGAAGAAG TTCAGTGCACTAAAGGTTCCTGAGCCAGTGGATACACAAACTGCCAAAATTGATGCCCAAGAGCAGGAAGCT GCAAAGAGCACTGCTGAATATGTGCAGGCTTCCAAAGCTCGTATTGCCCAGTATGAGCAACAA CTTCAGAAGCTCAGAAGCATGATTCCCTTTGAACAGATGACATTTGAAGACTTGCATGAAGCCTTCCCTGAAACCAAACTGGACAAGGAGAAATATCCGTACTGGCCCCACAAACCGATTGCTGATCTGTAA
- the MRPL58 gene encoding large ribosomal subunit protein mL62 isoform X2, with protein sequence MAAHTLRGLCRPRLGLLAARFSQRAAAGTEYRSAYSLDKLYPPPQDGDAAARAPEETQPAALDIPLVNTKAEVRFHLASADWIPADARQKMASMHRNKINRAGELIVNSEESRYQMRNLAICLEKIRTMVTEATEKPKVVSKETTQKLIERVEKMNRERLRQKKIHSNIKQSRKADFD encoded by the exons ATGGCGGCGCACACGCTGCGGGGCCTGTGTAGGCCGCGGCTGGGGCTTCTCGCTGCTCGGTTTTCGCAGCGGGCCGCCGCCGGGACCGAGTATCGGAGCGCCTACAGTCTGGACAAGCTGTACCCGCCGCCGCAGGACGGCGACGCCGCCGCCAGAGCCCCT GAGGAGACGCAGCCTGCCGCCCTCGACATCCCCCTGG TGAATACCAAGGCAGAAGTTCGGTTCCACCTGGCATCAGCAGACTGGATCCCAGCAGATGCAAGACAAAAAATGGCATCGATG CACAGGAATAAGATAAACCGAGCTGGTGAGCTGATTGTGAACTCTGAAGAGAGTCGCTACCAAATGAGGAATCTGGcgatttgtttggaaaaaatcagAACCATGGTCACAGAGGCTACCGAGAAGCCCAAGGTGGTGTCTAAGGAGACTACACAGAAACTCATAGAGAG gGTGGAAAAAATGAACCGTGAACGACTACGACAGAAAAAGATACACTCAAATATAAAACAGAGCAGGAAGGCAGACTTTGATTAA
- the KCTD2 gene encoding BTB/POZ domain-containing protein KCTD2 isoform X1: MAELAAAAAAAEGPPRGRTPSPGPGGAPGPPSPRVAGAVAGTGGALSPPGAARPPAASKWVRLNVGGTYFVSTRQTLCREPKSFLCRLCCQDGPELGSDKDETGAYLIDRDPTYFGPILNYLRHGKLIINKELAEEGVLEEAEFYNIASLVRLVKERIRDNENRTSQGPVKHVYRVLQCQEEELTQMVSTMSDGWKFEQLISIGSSYNYGNEDQAEFLCVVSRELNNSTNGIVKEPSEKAKILQERGSRM, from the exons ATGGCcgagctggcggcggcggcggcggccgcggaggggcCGCCACGGGGCCGCACGCCCAGCCCGGGCCCcgggggggcgccggggccgccgaGCCCCCGCGTGGCCGGAGCGGTGGCGGGTACCGGCGGGGCGTTGTCCccacccggcgcggcccggccgcctGCCGCCTCCAAGTGGGTGCGCCTGAACGTGGGGGGCACGTACTTCGTGAGCACTCGGCAGACGCTGTGCCGGGAGCCCAAGTCCTTCCTGTGCCGCCTCTGCTGCCAGGACGGGCCCGAGCTCGGCTCTGACAAG GATGAGACGGGGGCGTATCTCATCGATAGAGACCCCACATATTTTGGTCCAATACTGAACTACCTCCGACATGGGAAGCTCATCATAAACAAGGAGCTTGCAGAAGAAG GGGTACTGGAAGAAGCCGAGTTTTACAATATTGCATCTCTTGTGCGGCTGGTGAAGGAGCGGATACGGGATAATGAGAACAGAACCTCTCAA GGACCTGTGAAGCATGTGTACAGAGTCCTGCAGTGCCAAGAGGAGGAGCTTACACAGATGGTGTCCACTATGTCTGATGGGTGGAAATTCGAACAG CTAATCAGCATTGGATCTTCCTATAACTACGGAAACGAAGACCAGGCAGAATTCCTCTGCGTTGTGTCCAGGGAGCTCAATAATTCTACCAATGGCATTGTCAAGGAGCCCAGCGAGAAGGCAAAG attcttcaGGAGCGAGGATCCCGGATGTAA